A portion of the Musa acuminata AAA Group cultivar baxijiao chromosome BXJ1-1, Cavendish_Baxijiao_AAA, whole genome shotgun sequence genome contains these proteins:
- the LOC103986456 gene encoding calcineurin B-like protein 4 — protein sequence MGCVSSKHVVKHPPGYEDPIILASETAFTVHEVEALYELFKKLSFSIIKDGLIHKEEFQLALFRNSNRKNLFADRVFDLFDIKNNGVIEFGEFVRSLSIFHPNTPKAEKIAFAFKLYDLRQTGYIEREELKEMVLALLDESDVFLSNDIVETIVGNTFVQADLNGDGKIDLDEWREFVKKNPSLIRNMTLPYLKDISMAFPSFVMHSEGSDDPDTT from the exons ATGGGTTGTGTGTCTTCTAAGCATGTTGTCAAACACCCACCTGGGTACGAAGATCCCATTATACTTGCTTCTGAAACAGCTT TCACTGTACATGAAGTAGAAGCACTCTATGAACTATTTAAAAAGTTGAGCTTTTCAATAATCAAGGATGGACTTATCCACAAG GAAGAATTTCAGCTTGCTTTATTCAGGAACAGCAACAGGAAGAATCTCTTTGCCGACAGG GTGTTTGATTTGTTTGACATAAAAAACAATGGGGTTATTGAGTTTGGAGAATTTGTTCGATCACTTAGCATCTTTCACCCAAATACTCCCAAAGCTGAGAAAATTGCAT TTGCATTTAAATTGTATGATTTAAGGCAAACAGGCTACATAGAGCGTGAGGAG TTGAAGGAGATGGTATTGGCTCTTCTCGATGAATCTGATGTGTTTCTTTCCAATGATATTGTTGAGACAATCGTGGGTAAT ACTTTTGTTCAGGCAGATCTAAATGGCGATGGGAAGATAGATCTAGATGAATGGAgggaatttgttaaaaaaaatccaTCCTTGATCAGAAATATGACTCTTCCATACTTGAA GGACATAAGCATGGCCTTTCCGAGCTTTGTCATGCACTCAGAAGGCAGTGATGATCCAGACACGACTTAG
- the LOC135680153 gene encoding aquaporin TIP4-4-like: MRKITLGSRNEAVEPDFVRSVLTELLLTFLFVFAGVGAAMTAEEVAGGEDRIMWVVAAPAAAHAMLVAVITAVGLDVSAGHLNPAVTIGFATGGYVTVVRCVLYVIAQLLGSSMACLLLKYVAAGLDVLPVHALAAGMDPLQGVIMEAVFTFSMVFAVYALIMDPKKGAIAGSAPLLIGLTVGANSLAGGAFSGASMNPARSFGPALANWDWTNHWVYWLGPLVGSGLAGFAHHHLYVAGTHGVLLPKDDEVGF; this comes from the exons ATGAGAAAGATAACGTTAGGCAGCAGAAACGAGGCGGTTGAGCCGGACTTTGTCCGTTCGGTCTTGACCGAGCTACTCCTCACCTTCCTCTTTGTCTTCGCCGGGGTCGGCGCCGCCATGACTGCAG AGGAGGTCGCAGGAGGCGAGGACCGGATCATGTGGGTGGTGGCGGCCCCGGCAGCAGCTCATGCGATGCTGGTGGCGGTGATTACAGCGGTTGGCCTCGATGTCTCGGCCGGCCACCTGAACCCCGCCGTCACCATCGGGTTTGCGACCGGCGGCTACGTCACCGTCGTCCGCTGCGTCCTCTACGTGATCGCCCAGCTATTGGGCTCCTCCATGGCCTGCCTTCTCCTCAAGTACGTTGCTGCAGGACTG GATGTACTCCCAGTTCATGCACTTGCTGCAGGAATGGATCCGCTCCAAGGCGTGATCATGGAGGCCGTCTTCACCTTCTCCATGGTCTTCGCCGTCTACGCCTTGATCATGGACCCCAAGAAGGGCGCAATCGCCGGCTCCGCTCCCCTCCTCATCGGCCTCACCGTCGGCGCCAACTCCTTGGCCGGCGGGGCCTTCTCCGGCGCGTCGATGAATCCGGCGAGGTCATTCGGGCCGGCGCTGGCCAACTGGGACTGGACCAATCACTGGGTGTATTGGCTGGGGCCCCTCGTCGGAAGTGGCCTCGCAGGGTTCGCTCACCACCACCTCTACGTCGCCGGGACGCATGGCGTTCTCCTTCCCAAAGATGACGAAGTCGGCTTTTGA
- the LOC135626723 gene encoding uncharacterized protein LOC135626723, whose translation MGLNASKRVERALTSSPEFDAACEAVYNRSRAEAQHAFPGVRRYQLLDAAAHLHAELGALPLVRRWVPAPPGRAQVDAAFRRTIQGGTEDLNPTDFRAFAADLFRDAVMAGAGGAVVRLVPIGAAGIAGVGVATRAGAEVVARVMGVYAAGVAAAVYLSLS comes from the coding sequence ATGGGACTAAACGCATCGAAGAGGGTGGAGCGAGCGCTGACCTCGTCGCCGGAGTTCGACGCCGCCTGCGAGGCGGTCTACAATCGGTCCCGCGCCGAGGCGCAGCACGCCTTCCCGGGCGTCCGCCGCTATCAGCTCCTCGACGCCGCCGCCCACCTCCACGCCGAGCTCGGGGCCCTCCCCCTCGTGCGCCGCTGGGTTCCTGCGCCCCCCGGCCGCGCCCAGGTCGACGCGGCGTTCCGCAGGACCATCCAGGGCGGCACGGAGGACCTCAACCCGACCGATTTCCGGGCGTTCGCCGCGGACCTCTTCCGGGACGCGGTAATGGCCGGCGCCGGAGGGGCGGTGGTCCGCCTCGTACCGATCGGGGCCGCTGGAATCGCCGGCGTCGGGGTGGCGACCCGTGCTGGCGCGGAGGTGGTCGCCAGAGTGATGGGGGTGTACGCAGCCGGCGTGGCCGCTGCCGTCTACCTGAGCTTGTCCTGA